From a region of the Deinococcus aestuarii genome:
- a CDS encoding IS3 family transposase → IEVFYNRQRRHSTLGYLTPLEFERQATAA, encoded by the coding sequence ATCGAGGTCTTCTACAACCGCCAGCGCCGCCATTCCACCCTGGGGTACTTGACGCCCCTGGAGTTCGAACGCCAAGCTACAGCCGCTTAA